One stretch of Candidatus Thioglobus sp. DNA includes these proteins:
- the lepA gene encoding translation elongation factor 4 has protein sequence MKNIRNFSIIAHIDHGKSTIADRFIQFCGGLSDREMSAQVLDSMDIEKERGITIKSQSVTLDYKANNGEIYQLNFIDTPGHVDFSYEVSRSLSACEGALLIVDASQGVEAQTVANCYTALEQGLEVVAVLNKIDLPAAEPERVIEEIEDVIGIEATDAVHASAKSGIGIQDILEQIVEKIPAPEGEIDAPIKALIIDSWFDNYLGVVSLIRVIDGEIKAKTKIKIFSNGDEHSVDEVGVFTPKRVKTDSLKAGEVGFLIANIKNIDGAPVGDTITSAKNSVVEALEGFKPVQPRVFAGIFPISGEDYEKFRDALAKLRLNDAALQYEPESSDALGFGFRIGFLGLLHMEIVQERLEREYDLDLITTAPTVIYEILDTKGIIHHVDSPSKMPENQAIAEFREPIITANILVTDEYVGAVISLCIEKRGMQKSITYMGRQVQLVYELPLNEVVLDFFDRLKSVSRGFASMDYQFTRYQESDLIRLDIMINQEPVDALALIIHRDDSIRKGRELAEKMKELIPRQMFDVAIQACIGVKIISRANVKALRKNVTAKCYGGDVSRKRKLLDKQKKGKKRMRSVGRVDIPQEAFLAVLHID, from the coding sequence GTATCACAATCAAATCTCAAAGTGTGACGCTAGACTACAAGGCAAATAATGGTGAAATTTACCAGCTAAACTTTATTGATACGCCGGGCCATGTTGATTTCTCTTATGAAGTTTCTCGTTCTTTATCTGCTTGTGAAGGTGCGTTATTAATTGTTGATGCTTCACAAGGAGTCGAAGCTCAAACAGTGGCTAATTGTTATACCGCTCTTGAGCAAGGTCTGGAAGTGGTTGCAGTTTTGAATAAGATTGATCTTCCTGCTGCAGAGCCAGAACGTGTTATTGAAGAAATTGAAGATGTTATTGGCATCGAAGCAACTGATGCGGTACATGCTAGTGCGAAATCCGGTATTGGAATACAAGATATTTTAGAACAAATTGTTGAAAAAATACCTGCGCCTGAAGGTGAAATCGATGCCCCTATTAAGGCACTTATTATCGACTCTTGGTTTGATAATTACTTAGGCGTTGTATCGTTAATTCGTGTGATTGATGGTGAAATTAAAGCTAAAACGAAGATCAAAATTTTCTCTAATGGTGACGAACATTCAGTTGATGAAGTTGGTGTATTTACACCTAAACGCGTAAAGACTGATAGCTTGAAAGCTGGTGAAGTTGGATTTTTAATTGCCAACATTAAAAATATTGATGGTGCGCCAGTGGGTGATACCATTACCAGTGCTAAAAATTCGGTAGTTGAAGCGTTAGAAGGTTTTAAACCAGTGCAACCTAGAGTATTCGCAGGAATATTTCCTATCTCTGGCGAAGACTATGAAAAATTCCGTGATGCATTAGCAAAACTTCGACTTAACGATGCAGCTTTACAATACGAGCCTGAAAGTTCTGATGCATTAGGATTCGGTTTTAGAATCGGATTTTTGGGCTTGTTGCACATGGAGATTGTGCAGGAGCGACTTGAGCGCGAATATGATCTTGATCTTATTACTACAGCACCAACAGTTATTTACGAAATCTTAGACACTAAAGGCATTATTCATCATGTTGATAGCCCTTCTAAAATGCCTGAAAATCAAGCGATTGCAGAGTTTAGAGAGCCGATTATCACTGCTAATATTTTAGTAACGGACGAGTATGTAGGTGCGGTTATTAGTTTGTGCATTGAAAAACGTGGCATGCAAAAATCTATTACTTACATGGGTAGACAAGTGCAGTTGGTCTATGAGCTACCACTTAATGAAGTTGTGCTTGATTTCTTTGATCGTCTAAAGTCTGTATCTCGTGGCTTTGCCTCTATGGATTATCAATTTACACGCTATCAAGAATCGGATCTTATTCGCCTAGATATCATGATTAATCAAGAGCCTGTAGATGCTTTAGCACTTATTATTCATCGTGATGATTCTATACGTAAAGGTAGGGAGTTAGCCGAGAAAATGAAAGAACTAATTCCGCGTCAAATGTTTGATGTCGCTATTCAGGCTTGTATTGGTGTGAAGATTATTTCTCGTGCGAACGTGAAAGCGCTTAGGAAAAATGTAACAGCGAAATGTTATGGTGGCGATGTCTCACGTAAGCGTAAATTACTTGATAAGCAGAAAAAAGGTAAAAAACGTATGCGTAGTGTAGGTCGAGTAGATATCCCTCAAGAGGCGTTCTTAGCAGTGCTTCATATCGACTAA
- the ccsA gene encoding cytochrome c biogenesis protein CcsA has translation MFLSYFAISAYLAAALLLMRFFSQNELKHPRQQTTSLLISFAIIAQTLTFTNFWTPDGVVFGLANSTSFVGWLVAILLFLSSISKPVHALGILVYPLAALSLVFGILFPDTGDNLIPLSIASHVFLSITAYALLALAVCQSILLKVQERHLHDRSINVFINKLPPLQTMERLLFQNLRIGFYLLTLSLISGFIFIDNFFAQQLMHKTILSIIAWGIFAILVIGRSTFGWRGKQAITATQIGFGLLVVAYFGSKFVIERLLS, from the coding sequence ATGTTTTTATCTTATTTCGCAATATCAGCTTACCTTGCTGCAGCCCTTTTGCTGATGCGTTTTTTTAGCCAGAATGAACTTAAGCATCCTCGCCAACAAACTACCTCATTACTCATTAGTTTTGCTATTATTGCTCAAACACTTACCTTTACTAATTTTTGGACGCCTGATGGTGTTGTATTTGGACTAGCAAATAGCACGTCTTTCGTTGGCTGGTTGGTGGCTATTTTGCTATTCCTTTCTTCTATTTCTAAACCTGTACATGCGCTGGGAATTTTGGTTTATCCATTAGCAGCTTTGTCATTGGTGTTTGGTATTTTATTTCCAGATACTGGCGATAACCTCATTCCTTTAAGTATCGCTTCACATGTTTTTTTATCAATAACTGCTTACGCCCTATTGGCTTTAGCTGTATGTCAATCAATCTTATTGAAAGTTCAAGAGCGCCATCTTCATGATCGTAGTATTAACGTTTTTATTAATAAGTTGCCGCCTCTGCAAACCATGGAAAGATTACTGTTCCAAAATTTAAGAATTGGTTTTTATCTGCTAACTTTATCTTTAATTAGTGGCTTTATTTTTATTGATAATTTCTTTGCACAGCAACTGATGCATAAGACTATTTTGTCGATCATTGCTTGGGGTATTTTTGCAATACTAGTGATTGGACGAAGCACTTTTGGTTGGCGTGGAAAACAAGCGATTACCGCTACTCAAATTGGATTTGGGTTATTAGTCGTTGCCTATTTCGGCTCTAAGTTTGTCATAGAGCGCTTATTATCTTAA
- the hisD gene encoding histidinol dehydrogenase produces MIAKLSSAQSDFQDNLNKLLAWEAVSNKNVAKTVDDIIANIRTDGDKALVDYTNQFDRMSVSNIGELTIKVSTLKEAYDTLDDKQKTALKTAADRVNNYHQKQKQATWTYTEDNGTMLGQKITPLDRVGLYVPGGKAAYPSSVLMNAIPAKVAGVEELIMVVPTPDGVVNQLVLAAAYISGVDTVFTVGGAQAVAALAYGTQTIPKVDKIVGPGNIYVATAKRAVFGQVGIDMIAGPSEILIICDGKTNPDWIAMDLFSQAEHDEDAQSILLCPDADFIDQVQASIAKLLPTMERKAIIATALKDRGALILTKDMDEAVEISNQIAPEHLELSVEDPQSMLDGIKHAGAIFMGRHTCESLGDYCAGPNHVLPTSGTARFSSPLGVYDFQKKSSLIMVSDEGANVLGEIAATLADGEGLQAHAQSARYRIK; encoded by the coding sequence ATGATCGCTAAGCTTTCATCAGCCCAGTCAGATTTTCAAGATAATTTAAATAAGCTTCTCGCCTGGGAAGCTGTATCTAACAAAAATGTTGCAAAAACTGTGGATGATATTATTGCTAATATTCGCACTGATGGCGACAAAGCCTTAGTTGACTATACTAATCAGTTTGACAGAATGAGTGTTAGTAATATAGGTGAGCTAACTATCAAAGTATCAACCTTAAAAGAGGCATATGACACACTTGATGATAAACAAAAAACTGCATTAAAAACAGCAGCTGATCGGGTTAATAATTATCATCAAAAGCAAAAGCAAGCCACTTGGACTTACACTGAAGATAACGGTACTATGTTGGGTCAAAAAATAACACCACTTGATCGCGTTGGTCTTTATGTTCCTGGTGGAAAGGCTGCTTATCCATCTTCAGTACTTATGAATGCCATTCCTGCAAAGGTAGCGGGTGTTGAAGAACTTATTATGGTGGTTCCAACCCCAGATGGCGTTGTTAACCAATTAGTACTTGCTGCGGCTTATATTTCAGGTGTAGACACTGTCTTTACTGTTGGTGGCGCACAAGCTGTTGCAGCCCTTGCTTATGGTACGCAAACTATTCCTAAAGTTGATAAGATTGTTGGCCCAGGTAATATCTATGTCGCCACGGCTAAGCGCGCAGTATTTGGTCAAGTTGGCATCGATATGATCGCTGGACCGAGTGAAATTTTGATTATTTGTGATGGTAAAACCAACCCTGATTGGATTGCTATGGATTTGTTTTCTCAAGCTGAGCATGATGAAGATGCGCAATCTATCTTGTTATGTCCAGATGCAGATTTTATCGATCAAGTTCAAGCGAGTATCGCTAAATTATTACCAACAATGGAGCGTAAGGCTATTATTGCCACTGCTTTAAAAGACCGTGGCGCTCTTATTCTAACCAAAGACATGGATGAGGCAGTTGAGATCTCTAATCAGATCGCTCCTGAGCATTTAGAGTTGTCAGTTGAAGATCCACAAAGCATGCTCGACGGCATTAAACATGCGGGTGCAATATTTATGGGTCGTCACACGTGTGAATCTTTAGGTGACTATTGCGCAGGTCCAAATCATGTTTTACCGACATCTGGCACAGCACGTTTTTCATCGCCCCTAGGTGTTTATGACTTCCAAAAGAAATCAAGCTTAATCATGGTATCTGATGAAGGCGCTAATGTCTTAGGCGAAATTGCTGCAACACTTGCTGATGGTGAAGGGTTGCAAGCGCATGCTCAATCTGCCAGATACCGAATAAAATAG
- the hisG gene encoding ATP phosphoribosyltransferase, whose protein sequence is MLTIALSKGRILEQTLPLLKKAGLEIAAEELNSRKLILDTNLDDVKVVIIRGTDVPVFVQHGAADMGITGKDILLEHGANGLFEMLDLGIAKCRLMVAAKSENYQQGNILKVATKYVKSAKKYFEQKDQPCEIIKLYGAMELAPVVGLSHCIVDIVDTGNTLKANGLIPLDHIEDISSRLVVNSASFKTQNTAIKSWVDAIEKSL, encoded by the coding sequence ATGTTAACCATTGCACTATCTAAAGGTAGAATTTTAGAACAAACCCTACCTTTATTAAAAAAAGCCGGGTTGGAAATTGCTGCCGAAGAACTAAACTCTCGTAAGCTAATTCTAGATACCAATCTTGATGATGTTAAAGTTGTTATTATCCGTGGCACTGACGTACCTGTTTTTGTTCAGCATGGTGCTGCTGATATGGGTATTACTGGCAAAGATATACTACTTGAACATGGTGCTAATGGATTATTTGAAATGCTAGATTTAGGCATTGCTAAATGTAGACTTATGGTGGCTGCTAAATCTGAAAACTACCAGCAAGGTAATATTTTAAAAGTAGCAACTAAGTATGTTAAATCTGCAAAAAAATATTTTGAACAAAAAGATCAGCCTTGTGAAATCATCAAACTTTATGGTGCGATGGAATTAGCACCTGTGGTTGGTTTATCACATTGTATTGTAGATATCGTAGATACAGGCAATACACTTAAAGCTAATGGCCTTATTCCGCTGGATCATATTGAAGACATTAGTTCAAGACTGGTAGTTAATAGTGCTTCGTTTAAAACTCAAAATACAGCGATTAAATCTTGGGTTGATGCTATTGAGAAAAGTCTATGA
- the ffh gene encoding signal recognition particle protein, protein MFDNLTERLSNSFKTLQGKSKLSQSNIKEAIREVRRALLEADVALEVIKAFLDRVQEKALGLKVGEGLNPSQAFIKLVETELTDIIGGENKTLDLKTQPPAVVMVAGLQGAGKTTSIAKLAHYLKERENKKVLVVSADVYRPAAIEQLEVLAKQVGIDFFPSSIDQKPEKIVADAKRHAQKQFHDVLLVDTAGRLHVDSEMMDEIQILQKQVNPIETLFVVDSMTGQDAAHTAKSFADALPLTGVILTKTDGDARGGAALSVRYITGKPIKFLGVGEKIDALEPFHPDRIVSRLLGMGDVLSLVEEISRKVDHKKAEKSVKKMAKGQFDLSDMRDQLLQMEQMGGMEALMDKMPGMGQIPQSVKNQMMGGVDTKRMVAIINSMTPKERSHTKLIKGSRKNRIAKGSGTGPQDVNKLLKQFEKMQKQMKKMGGGKMQKMMAKMAGAQGGEMPTGMPDLSKMKLPGIGGGNKFPF, encoded by the coding sequence ATGTTTGATAATTTAACCGAGCGCCTATCCAATAGTTTTAAAACCCTTCAGGGTAAAAGTAAACTTTCCCAGTCTAATATTAAAGAGGCTATTCGCGAAGTTCGTCGAGCTTTATTAGAAGCCGATGTAGCGCTTGAGGTTATCAAAGCCTTTTTGGATCGTGTACAAGAAAAAGCATTAGGTTTAAAAGTTGGCGAAGGACTCAACCCTTCCCAGGCTTTTATCAAGTTAGTTGAAACTGAATTAACCGACATTATCGGCGGTGAAAACAAAACCCTAGATCTTAAAACTCAACCGCCAGCAGTGGTTATGGTGGCAGGTCTTCAAGGTGCAGGTAAAACAACTTCTATCGCTAAGCTGGCGCACTATCTAAAAGAACGTGAAAACAAAAAAGTATTGGTCGTTAGTGCGGATGTTTATCGTCCAGCTGCTATTGAGCAGTTAGAGGTTTTAGCCAAACAGGTTGGAATAGATTTCTTCCCATCAAGTATTGATCAAAAGCCAGAAAAAATAGTTGCCGATGCTAAAAGACATGCGCAAAAACAATTTCATGACGTGCTTTTGGTTGATACTGCTGGCCGTTTGCATGTAGATAGTGAGATGATGGATGAAATTCAAATCTTGCAAAAACAAGTCAATCCTATTGAAACCTTATTCGTAGTTGACTCAATGACTGGCCAAGATGCAGCGCATACAGCCAAATCTTTTGCAGATGCATTGCCATTAACGGGTGTTATCTTAACTAAAACTGATGGTGATGCACGTGGCGGTGCTGCACTGTCTGTGCGCTATATTACTGGTAAGCCAATTAAGTTTTTGGGTGTTGGTGAAAAAATTGATGCGCTAGAACCTTTTCATCCAGATCGTATTGTTTCAAGATTATTGGGCATGGGTGATGTGTTATCTTTGGTGGAAGAAATTTCACGAAAAGTTGACCATAAAAAGGCAGAAAAATCCGTTAAAAAAATGGCCAAAGGTCAGTTTGATTTATCCGATATGCGTGATCAGCTCTTACAAATGGAGCAAATGGGTGGCATGGAAGCCTTGATGGATAAAATGCCTGGCATGGGGCAAATTCCTCAAAGTGTTAAAAATCAGATGATGGGTGGGGTGGATACCAAGCGTATGGTAGCCATTATTAATTCCATGACGCCCAAAGAGCGATCACATACCAAACTCATTAAAGGCTCTCGCAAAAACCGTATTGCCAAAGGCTCTGGCACCGGCCCACAAGACGTTAACAAGTTGTTAAAGCAATTTGAGAAAATGCAAAAACAAATGAAGAAAATGGGCGGCGGAAAAATGCAAAAAATGATGGCAAAAATGGCGGGTGCTCAAGGTGGAGAAATGCCAACGGGTATGCCAGATCTATCCAAGATGAAATTACCTGGTATCGGTGGTGGAAACAAATTTCCTTTTTAG